In a single window of the Sandaracinaceae bacterium genome:
- a CDS encoding PaaI family thioesterase has product MVDTNTHHAIDPEWVGTPRTLREGFAEVALTTHARMAADARGLVHGGFVFGLADYAAMLAVNDPYVVLGAAETRFTKPVVVGDVVVARATRDAESGAGKKQVVKVTCTRGVETVFEGTFTCFVLPAHVLGPQPNASAETQGDQP; this is encoded by the coding sequence ATGGTGGACACCAACACGCACCACGCCATCGACCCCGAGTGGGTGGGCACGCCGCGCACCCTGCGCGAGGGGTTCGCCGAGGTGGCGCTCACCACGCACGCGCGCATGGCGGCCGACGCGCGCGGCCTGGTGCACGGCGGGTTCGTGTTCGGCCTCGCGGACTACGCGGCCATGCTGGCCGTGAACGACCCGTACGTGGTGCTGGGTGCCGCCGAGACGCGCTTCACCAAGCCGGTGGTGGTGGGCGACGTGGTGGTGGCGCGTGCGACGCGCGACGCCGAGAGCGGCGCGGGCAAGAAGCAGGTGGTGAAGGTGACCTGCACGCGCGGGGTCGAGACCGTGTTCGAGGGCACGTTCACCTGCTTCGTGTTGCCGGCGCACGTGCTCGGGCCGCAGCCCAACGCGAGCGCAGAGACCCAGGGAGACCAGCCATGA
- a CDS encoding ATP-binding protein, with protein sequence MIDMIDLSAVGGSPPGKRKGGGRRLADEVPAFEALQDPAAFFEMTYPTEDVRHTLEILAQRMRGDDGTSGTIVLSGRYGLGKSHILLAAHHALSAPRVALAWSKRWGIARIELPDACRVVTRSFIQRTAENLWDVVYEAFGKSELAKDVSTYPDADTIESFLDDTPTVFVLDELERWYDALSKQNQSRNRNFIQALSEVARRNPRLTVVTSVLGEKAEPAETLRRVRPTELAFRSSTDRQQILLYRLFENHGELDTAERDAVVEAYIDAYSDAGLASLDSYRERMRATYPFTPEFLDILTKKVPNLGGFQNTRGSLRFLAKVIQATHQTRPIVSSQDLPFRERDLRRDLQNLDATGGEVVRRALGDNLESVPSDLKHRDELFSAIVYYSIADPIHAGITEDEVLFAVLDPGENPNEIKDALRRLQEYAFNLHRIENRFVFRSQENPQARVRAVAHSQQVTHEAWQTVIRETIQSAWGQTSGMVLYTPSSNDSAATRKKLHEATGTPATYLVSTTTLNARDRLRLQNLAPRRNLMLLIEPAFQPDRRAGDDYSLLTDSELMNRARIIEACKILLEGRPEEEPAKVYQLTRAAEQRRLQQEVSERYGIYVSWHRAGPDDAPVDDTWYELSRIEGLSAIRFREHFEQHFGGQPAIERRVQRLWSEYQNRPVQQLVEHFEQTPGEPIPHRADMVVDALKKLARQGKLSLQSTDGRTHCHGNVDQLATKRVASAIILPPIVGPEPPSDVPLPVHRFVQARHDPEQDAIVITWQYPESDVPYRTAVQRYTSVRGWNLGEEYKLDLDITQEANRYIDAGTSFVDKQFQKGVSYYYYVFLIEQEADAAPRTVLSQRCDVLAPLESEETHENQLRVAPQTTRQKLVTELEKLVMSSKHVPVSKVIARLEITVHRAEDMPLLSALRDSLPVGVGVARVTGDFQFVIRGPLSKQDVIKVARAVPSVPEATYDALLHLEDREEG encoded by the coding sequence ATGATCGACATGATCGATCTCTCCGCCGTCGGGGGATCGCCACCCGGGAAGCGCAAGGGGGGAGGCCGACGACTCGCCGACGAGGTGCCAGCCTTCGAAGCCCTGCAGGACCCTGCGGCGTTCTTCGAGATGACGTATCCAACGGAGGACGTGCGTCACACGTTGGAAATCCTCGCGCAGCGCATGCGGGGTGACGACGGCACCTCTGGGACTATCGTGCTCTCGGGGCGATACGGTCTCGGAAAGTCGCACATCCTGCTTGCGGCACACCATGCGCTTTCGGCTCCTCGAGTCGCTCTCGCATGGTCCAAGCGGTGGGGCATCGCGCGCATCGAGCTCCCCGACGCCTGCCGCGTCGTGACGCGCAGCTTCATCCAGCGCACGGCAGAGAACCTCTGGGACGTGGTCTACGAGGCGTTCGGCAAGTCCGAGTTGGCCAAAGATGTCTCGACCTACCCCGACGCGGACACCATCGAGTCGTTCCTCGACGACACTCCCACGGTCTTCGTGCTGGATGAGCTCGAACGCTGGTACGACGCGCTCTCGAAGCAGAACCAGAGCCGCAACCGCAACTTCATCCAAGCGCTTTCCGAGGTGGCCCGGAGGAACCCCCGCCTGACCGTCGTCACGAGCGTGCTCGGAGAGAAAGCGGAGCCCGCGGAGACGCTACGTCGTGTGCGACCGACCGAGCTCGCCTTTCGCTCGTCCACAGACCGCCAGCAGATCTTGTTGTACCGCTTGTTCGAGAACCATGGCGAGCTCGACACCGCAGAGCGAGACGCGGTGGTGGAAGCGTACATCGACGCCTATTCGGACGCGGGTCTTGCCTCCCTGGACTCGTACCGGGAGCGGATGAGAGCGACGTACCCTTTCACTCCGGAGTTCCTCGACATCCTGACGAAGAAGGTCCCCAACCTTGGTGGCTTCCAGAACACACGGGGCTCGCTTCGCTTCCTCGCCAAGGTCATTCAAGCGACTCATCAGACGCGCCCAATCGTTTCCAGCCAGGATCTTCCCTTCCGCGAGCGAGACCTCCGCCGTGACCTGCAGAATCTGGACGCGACCGGCGGCGAGGTGGTGCGTCGCGCGCTTGGTGACAACCTCGAATCGGTCCCCTCGGACCTCAAGCATCGTGACGAGCTCTTCAGCGCGATTGTCTACTACTCCATTGCCGATCCGATTCATGCCGGCATCACCGAAGACGAGGTCCTCTTCGCCGTGCTCGACCCGGGGGAGAATCCGAACGAGATCAAGGACGCACTTCGTCGGCTTCAGGAGTACGCGTTCAACCTCCACCGAATCGAGAACCGATTCGTCTTCCGGTCTCAAGAGAACCCTCAGGCACGAGTTCGCGCGGTGGCTCACTCGCAGCAGGTCACGCACGAGGCCTGGCAGACCGTCATCCGCGAGACCATCCAATCCGCGTGGGGGCAGACCAGTGGCATGGTGCTCTACACACCGTCGTCCAACGACTCAGCCGCTACGCGCAAGAAGCTACACGAAGCCACCGGCACACCTGCGACGTATCTCGTGTCGACCACCACGCTGAACGCGCGCGACCGACTTCGGCTCCAGAACCTGGCGCCCAGGCGGAACCTCATGCTGCTCATCGAGCCTGCATTCCAACCCGATCGTCGCGCTGGTGATGACTACAGCCTCCTGACCGATAGCGAGCTGATGAATCGGGCCCGGATCATCGAAGCCTGCAAGATCCTGCTCGAAGGGCGCCCTGAGGAGGAACCGGCCAAGGTCTATCAACTGACCCGCGCGGCGGAGCAAAGGCGACTTCAACAGGAGGTTTCGGAGCGCTACGGCATCTACGTGTCTTGGCATCGCGCCGGACCGGATGACGCACCCGTCGACGACACCTGGTACGAGCTTTCTCGGATCGAAGGCCTCTCTGCAATCCGGTTTCGCGAGCACTTCGAGCAGCACTTTGGTGGCCAGCCCGCCATCGAACGGCGCGTCCAGCGGCTGTGGAGCGAGTACCAAAACCGCCCCGTGCAGCAGCTGGTGGAACACTTCGAGCAGACGCCCGGCGAGCCAATCCCACACCGCGCCGACATGGTCGTCGACGCGCTCAAGAAGCTTGCTCGCCAGGGTAAGTTGAGCCTCCAGTCGACCGATGGCCGGACGCATTGCCATGGAAATGTCGATCAACTGGCGACGAAGCGCGTCGCTAGCGCAATCATTCTACCGCCGATCGTCGGCCCCGAGCCTCCATCGGACGTTCCGCTACCGGTGCATCGGTTCGTTCAGGCGCGGCACGATCCCGAACAAGACGCCATCGTCATCACGTGGCAGTACCCGGAGAGCGACGTCCCCTACCGTACGGCGGTGCAACGGTACACCAGCGTCCGCGGGTGGAACCTGGGGGAGGAATACAAGCTCGACCTGGACATCACTCAGGAAGCGAACCGCTATATCGATGCGGGTACGAGCTTCGTCGACAAGCAGTTCCAAAAGGGGGTCTCGTACTACTACTACGTGTTCCTGATTGAGCAGGAGGCCGACGCGGCTCCCCGTACGGTGCTGTCGCAGCGTTGTGACGTACTGGCTCCGCTGGAATCGGAGGAGACTCACGAGAACCAGCTCCGCGTGGCACCGCAAACGACGCGACAGAAGCTCGTGACAGAGCTCGAGAAGCTCGTGATGTCCTCCAAACATGTGCCCGTCAGCAAGGTCATCGCACGGCTCGAGATCACGGTTCATCGTGCCGAGGACATGCCGCTGCTGAGTGCGTTGCGCGACTCGCTTCCAGTGGGCGTCGGAGTGGCGCGGGTGACCGGAGACTTTCAGTTCGTGATTCGTGGACCGCTATCAAAACAGGACGTCATAAAGGTCGCACGAGCGGTCCCCAGCGTCCCGGAGGCGACGTACGACGCCCTCCTGCACCTCGAAGATCGCGAGGAAGGCTAG
- a CDS encoding thiamine pyrophosphate-binding protein: protein MTDINGGKLIADVLRKQGVQFLFTLCGGHISPILVESQRAGIRVVDMRDEKSAVFAADAVARMTGVPGVAAVTAGPGVTNTLTAIQNAYLAQSPLVLLGGATATALRGRGALQDIDQISPIQSMVKMTRQVKRVKDLVGALEEGFEVALDGVPGPVFIECPVDLLYSQELVRGMYADMTGGGKKNSALPMRALHKLAMAHLFRVFQGADKVAAKPAQRRTPPTAARADVQKIAGMLEAARKPVIVLGSQSVVESMEAQQTADALRALGAPVFLGGCARGLLGRDGSDIQFRHARGKALKEADFVLVCGFPFDFRMGYGLGINRKADLVTVNRNPVELTKNRRPTLAVLADAGRTLQDLARAARPSRLVWEPWYAELRKNEQKRDAEIAEQARARTEYVNPLYLCREIEKVMADDAVIVVDGGDFVATASYILRPRNPLCWLDPGVFGTLGVGGGYAAGAALARPGAETWLFWGDGSSAYSLAEFDTYARHGLPVIAVIGTDASWNQIARDQVTLLGSDCGTALRRTDYHKVAEGYGGVGLVVKDPADVPRVLAEAKEHARNGRPVCINAWIGATDFRKGSLSI, encoded by the coding sequence ATGACCGACATCAACGGCGGCAAGCTCATCGCGGACGTGCTGCGCAAGCAGGGGGTCCAGTTCCTGTTCACGCTGTGCGGCGGGCACATCTCGCCCATCCTGGTGGAGAGCCAGAGGGCGGGCATCCGCGTGGTGGACATGCGCGACGAGAAGAGCGCGGTGTTCGCGGCCGACGCGGTGGCGCGCATGACGGGCGTACCCGGGGTCGCGGCCGTGACGGCGGGGCCCGGCGTGACCAACACGCTCACCGCCATCCAGAACGCATACCTGGCGCAGTCGCCGCTGGTGCTGCTGGGGGGCGCCACGGCCACCGCGCTGCGCGGGCGGGGCGCGCTGCAGGACATCGACCAGATCTCGCCCATCCAGTCCATGGTGAAGATGACGCGCCAGGTGAAGCGCGTGAAGGACCTGGTGGGTGCGCTCGAGGAGGGCTTCGAGGTGGCGCTGGACGGCGTGCCCGGGCCCGTGTTCATCGAGTGCCCGGTGGACCTCTTGTACTCGCAGGAGCTGGTGCGCGGCATGTACGCGGACATGACCGGCGGCGGGAAGAAGAACTCGGCGCTGCCCATGCGCGCGCTGCACAAGCTGGCCATGGCGCACCTCTTCCGCGTGTTCCAGGGCGCCGACAAGGTGGCCGCCAAGCCCGCCCAGCGCCGCACGCCTCCCACCGCGGCGCGCGCCGACGTGCAGAAGATCGCGGGCATGCTCGAGGCCGCGCGCAAGCCCGTCATCGTGCTGGGCAGCCAGAGCGTGGTGGAGAGCATGGAGGCGCAGCAGACGGCCGACGCGCTGCGTGCGCTGGGCGCGCCCGTGTTCCTGGGCGGCTGCGCGCGCGGGCTGCTGGGGCGCGACGGCAGCGACATCCAGTTCCGTCATGCGCGGGGCAAGGCGCTGAAGGAAGCGGACTTCGTGCTGGTGTGTGGCTTCCCCTTCGACTTCCGCATGGGCTACGGGCTGGGCATCAACCGCAAGGCGGACCTGGTGACCGTCAACCGCAACCCGGTGGAGCTCACCAAGAACCGGCGGCCCACGCTGGCCGTGCTGGCGGACGCGGGGCGCACCCTGCAAGACCTGGCGCGCGCGGCGCGGCCCTCCCGGCTGGTGTGGGAGCCGTGGTACGCGGAGCTGCGCAAGAACGAGCAGAAGCGCGACGCGGAGATCGCCGAGCAAGCCAGGGCGCGCACCGAGTACGTGAACCCGCTCTACCTGTGCCGCGAGATCGAGAAGGTCATGGCGGACGACGCCGTCATCGTGGTGGACGGCGGGGACTTCGTGGCCACGGCCAGCTACATCCTCCGGCCCCGCAACCCCCTGTGCTGGCTGGACCCGGGCGTGTTCGGCACGCTGGGCGTGGGCGGCGGCTACGCGGCGGGGGCGGCGCTGGCGCGACCGGGGGCCGAGACGTGGCTCTTCTGGGGCGACGGCAGCAGCGCCTACAGCCTGGCGGAGTTCGACACCTACGCGCGGCACGGCCTGCCCGTCATCGCCGTCATCGGCACGGACGCCAGCTGGAACCAGATCGCGCGCGACCAGGTGACGCTGCTGGGCAGCGACTGCGGCACCGCCCTGCGCCGCACGGACTACCACAAGGTGGCCGAGGGCTACGGCGGCGTGGGCCTGGTGGTGAAGGACCCCGCCGACGTCCCGCGCGTGCTGGCCGAGGCCAAGGAGCACGCCCGCAACGGCCGCCCCGTGTGCATCAACGCGTGGATCGGCGCGACCGACTTCCGCAAGGGCTCGCTGAGCATCTGA